The following proteins are encoded in a genomic region of Thioclava nitratireducens:
- a CDS encoding FliM/FliN family flagellar motor switch protein: MVHERETSVLRRKTEAAKTGAGTAPITPARAVTLALSKVAQDRLDLPLQVTAIEEVMRSLADLPEMLEDLSLLAVIEGPAEALGVLALPPATLATLIEMQTMGRFGKTMPAPRKPTRIDAAIAADFVDAVLAEIEEALISEPAISWAGGFRFASHLDDPRPLGLLLEDVSYRVWTAELSFGATGERSGGFLWAVPREGRGAAMRRVAPATWEDAKGTASPEAAFVPDDPARDWSATFERSILAASAQLEAVLHRVTLPLSAVLTLRQGSEIPLPQDALERIALEAEGRRKLSLARLGQSHGMRALRLCDAEAAGAAGAQGVGAFDAGVSPYAEAPTPDDLPGLSRLGDPFDPAYDAEKGGMPFKPRSRAAWSGLPRIWISASRSISTRSRHRKTRRSYHR, from the coding sequence ATGGTTCACGAGCGCGAGACATCGGTGCTGCGGCGTAAGACCGAGGCGGCGAAGACGGGTGCGGGCACGGCCCCGATCACGCCTGCCCGTGCGGTGACGCTCGCGCTGTCCAAGGTCGCGCAGGACAGGCTTGATCTACCGTTGCAGGTCACTGCGATCGAAGAGGTGATGCGGTCGCTCGCCGATTTGCCGGAGATGCTCGAAGACCTGTCACTGCTTGCGGTGATCGAAGGGCCGGCGGAGGCGCTCGGCGTCCTCGCCCTTCCGCCCGCCACTTTGGCGACGCTGATCGAGATGCAGACGATGGGGCGGTTCGGCAAGACCATGCCCGCCCCGCGGAAACCCACCCGGATCGATGCTGCGATCGCCGCCGATTTCGTCGATGCGGTGCTGGCCGAGATCGAGGAGGCCCTGATTAGCGAGCCGGCTATTTCATGGGCCGGGGGCTTCCGCTTCGCCTCGCATCTCGACGACCCCCGTCCGCTCGGCTTGCTGCTGGAAGATGTCAGCTATCGTGTCTGGACGGCAGAGCTCAGCTTCGGCGCGACGGGCGAACGCAGCGGCGGTTTCCTCTGGGCGGTTCCGCGCGAAGGGCGGGGCGCCGCAATGCGCCGCGTGGCCCCGGCGACGTGGGAGGATGCGAAGGGAACTGCGAGCCCGGAGGCCGCTTTCGTCCCTGACGACCCCGCGCGCGACTGGTCTGCCACGTTCGAACGCTCCATCCTCGCGGCTTCCGCGCAGCTTGAAGCGGTCCTGCACCGTGTGACCTTGCCGCTGTCCGCCGTGCTCACGCTGCGTCAGGGTTCCGAGATTCCGCTCCCGCAAGACGCTCTGGAGCGGATCGCGCTCGAGGCGGAGGGGCGGCGCAAGCTCTCGCTCGCGCGGCTTGGGCAAAGCCACGGCATGCGGGCGCTGAGGCTGTGTGACGCGGAAGCCGCGGGGGCTGCTGGCGCGCAAGGGGTGGGGGCGTTCGATGCCGGAGTGTCACCCTATGCGGAGGCGCCGACGCCGGACGATCTGCCCGGCCTGTCCCGCCTCGGCGACCCGTTCGATCCTGCTTACGACGCGGAAAAGGGGGGCATGCCGTTCAAGCCTCGGAGCCGCGCGGCTTGGTCGGGCTTGCCCCGGATATGGATTTCGGCGAGCCGCTCGATCTCGACACGCTCGCGCCATCGCAAGACGAGGAGGAGCTACCACCGCTGA